The Armatimonadota bacterium region CAGCGGTCCAGGAGGATACGCGATGCAAAACGACATGGCGCTACTGGAGCGATATTCCAGAACAGGAGACGCGGAGGCTTTCGCAGAACTGGCAAAACGTTACGTGCGGCTGGTCTATAGCACGTGTCTTCGCATTACCGCCAATACGCAAGAAGCCGAAGACATCACTCAGGATTGTTTCTTGGAGCTTGCGCGAAGAGCTGGAACCGTAAGGTCATGCCTGCCCGGTTGGCTGCATAAAGTGGCAAAAAACCGCGCGCTCAATGCCGTCAGCAAGGATACTGTACGCAGGCGATATGAGCAGGCGGCTGTTAACGCGAATGACAACCGGTCTGAGCCTGGGTGGGCAGAAATAGTGCCGATTGTCGATGAAGCGCTGGACAAACTGCCGGATAAGCTGCGTGAGCCGATAGTATTACACTATTTCCAAGGGCTGACGCAGGCAGAAACTGCAGCTATTCTAGGCATCAACCAGTCGACAATTTCTCGATACCTTGACCGGGCAATAGACTCTCTTCGCGAAGAGCTAAAGAAGTCCGGAGTTGTGTTGACGGTAGGTGCGCTCACCGTTCTTCTCACAGAGAGCGCAAAGGCATCGGTCCCGGCTTCAGTAGCGGCAGCGATCGGCAAGATTGCGGTCTCGGGGATCGGGACAACGACGTTGTCAGGCGGTTTCTTTGCGACTGCAAAAGCTGCTTTGGGTACCGGCCTTGGGAAGGCCGCTCTTGCGTTGAGCATTCTCGCCGCGTCTCTGGTAGTGGGACACATGATATATGCAAACGGCACCACGAGCCCTGCATCAAGCGAGGTCGCTTCCACTAGCGGCGAAGTGGTCAAGAGAGACTCTTCAGTGCTGCAGATTTACCTCTTGCCGGATACAACTCACGGAACCTGGCGGGTAACTGCTCCAAAGCAGGCAGGTGAAGGTTATATCTTTGAACGTGTAATTAACGGCACAACAGAAGCGATTGACAGCGCAAAGCAGCCAAAGGAGATCATGGACAAAATAGTTAACCCCCAACAAAATCCTCCGGTTATCACAACCAATGACCTGCTTCCGAATGCCGAGGCCCAGATAAGAAAAGGTGACGGAAAGCCGACTCTGAATGCTGAGTTTACTGAGCGCGGCGCACAAGTGTTTGCTGATTTCACCGGCAAGCATATTGGCGAGTGTACAGGTGTTTTTGCCAACGGCAGGCTGATTTCTGCTCCGGTTATATTACAAGCGATGCATATCACCAGGTTCGAGATAACAGGATTCGGCAGTCTCGCTGAAGCTGAAGCTCTGGCTAAGCAAATAAACGGTGACAACAAAGGACAACCATAACTTTGGCAATTGCGATCAAAGACCCAGCACTTAACACGGGCGACCCGACCAGGCTCGGACTTAAGGAACTGCCCGAACATGATTATAACCTCTGGATGAAGCCGACCCTCGACGGGCGCAACTATGTGAGGCATTAGTTAAGGGTATGGTTAGTACATTAAATGGGGGGACATATGCCCCCCATTTGAACAGGTCAAATGCCGGATAACCTCTTTACTGTCTGCGTCTGAAGCATGTGCCCAGCAAGCCAAGGCCGGAGCCAAGAGCCAGCAGGGCAGAAGGTTCGGGCACGGCTGCCGTCTGGAGTGGAAGCAATCCGGATTCGGAGGTCACTGTTACCCCATCAGGCACCTGGATGCCGAAATCCATGGTGTTGGCAAAATCGGCCCATATGTTGCCCGTAATGCTGGTTAGAGGACCAACTTTGTCGCGCCAGCTCACCCCAAGGATAGTGCTGGTGTCAGGATCCACTGTAGTCGTAATGTTAAGCCCTGCTGAGACAGTTATCGGTGTATTGGCAGGGAGATAGATGGGAACTGAGAATGGGTTTGATATGTTTCCCGCCTGGTCAAAATAGGCTTCAAAGCCCTGACTGCTTGACCCCTCTTCTCCAGACGTTCTGTAGCTGAACCGAACCCATGAATCCACACTCATCGGCGTCCATATATACTTTTGGAACACATCATAGTTGGAATAATTAGAGCTGCCGCCGAGACAACCGCTGACATTACCCGACAGCAAGAGGGTTGCAGGCGCTGAGAGTATGATAGTATCGGAAATCTCAGCGCTGGCGCCGGCATGGGTGTTGATGTTGATCATGGAAGTCATAGCGCCCCTTACCTGCAGCCATGTAGACGCGTAAGCCTTTAGGATACCGGCGGATTCGTTGACATATGCATAGGTGCTGTAGCCTTTGTCTGCAGTAACCGTGTCTACACCAGCATAAAAAAACGGAGGAGGCGGATCGTCTCCCGATTGAGTTGGGTAGTTGTAGGAAGCTGTGGCTACACCCGCAGTACCGGGATCATATTGGCTGAGTGACTCATCAAAACCCGGGATTGTAACTCCTGTGTTTCCCGGATAGAAATCCGCGGACTCAGCCGTATAAGCGCTGACAGACGCCCATGCCGAGATGCAACTCGCTGCAAGAAGTGTTACTATCACGACAATCAAAGATGCTGCACGCAAGCAGCCTGATCTTTTCTGAGTGTTCATATTGTCTCCTGGCTTTTTGTTGGTAGCGTACATAACCGTACAATTACTAGGAAACAAGCTATGCAATAATTGTGCCAATGAGCAGGCATTTAGTTTATGGTATTAAACATTTCCGGGTGCGATAAAGAGACTCAGCTAAATATTGTAAAATGAGACGGATTCTGCATATTAACGGTGTGTTTGACTGTGACCTCTTTGCTATGTATACTAAGCCAACATCCTCAGACAAAAATACGGCGAGGAAGAAGTGCCGATTCCGTCTGAAGATCCTATTGGAGAACTCATCGCACAGGCTAGCAGAATGATCGGCAAGTAACAGTCCGCTTACAACATCAGTTGGGGACGAAGCATTTGCGGCGAAATTCCAACAGCCCGCCTAATGTGATCGGCAAATGCTTCACCCCTACGGGTAAGACTGGGAACAAACTACAACTTGAGGATTTGAAGTCCAGAGGTTCTGTTTCGCACGCGATCGGATATCGCGCACGATCTATAGGAGCGGAATTTGGAGGTCTCACCTCATTAATGACATTTCCTGTTACCTGTTACCTATTCCCTGTTGCCTGATTTTTTGACTTTTCGACCTCCTGAACGTATACTCAACCATGTTGGTGAGCATAATTTGCAGAACAAAATGCTATTATGAATCGCATTTTCCGTGAAAATGCGACTGGATAAACTATGATTGAAG contains the following coding sequences:
- a CDS encoding sigma-70 family RNA polymerase sigma factor, coding for MQNDMALLERYSRTGDAEAFAELAKRYVRLVYSTCLRITANTQEAEDITQDCFLELARRAGTVRSCLPGWLHKVAKNRALNAVSKDTVRRRYEQAAVNANDNRSEPGWAEIVPIVDEALDKLPDKLREPIVLHYFQGLTQAETAAILGINQSTISRYLDRAIDSLREELKKSGVVLTVGALTVLLTESAKASVPASVAAAIGKIAVSGIGTTTLSGGFFATAKAALGTGLGKAALALSILAASLVVGHMIYANGTTSPASSEVASTSGEVVKRDSSVLQIYLLPDTTHGTWRVTAPKQAGEGYIFERVINGTTEAIDSAKQPKEIMDKIVNPQQNPPVITTNDLLPNAEAQIRKGDGKPTLNAEFTERGAQVFADFTGKHIGECTGVFANGRLISAPVILQAMHITRFEITGFGSLAEAEALAKQINGDNKGQP
- a CDS encoding PEP-CTERM sorting domain-containing protein, coding for MNTQKRSGCLRAASLIVVIVTLLAASCISAWASVSAYTAESADFYPGNTGVTIPGFDESLSQYDPGTAGVATASYNYPTQSGDDPPPPFFYAGVDTVTADKGYSTYAYVNESAGILKAYASTWLQVRGAMTSMININTHAGASAEISDTIILSAPATLLLSGNVSGCLGGSSNYSNYDVFQKYIWTPMSVDSWVRFSYRTSGEEGSSSQGFEAYFDQAGNISNPFSVPIYLPANTPITVSAGLNITTTVDPDTSTILGVSWRDKVGPLTSITGNIWADFANTMDFGIQVPDGVTVTSESGLLPLQTAAVPEPSALLALGSGLGLLGTCFRRRQ